The Styela clava chromosome 11, kaStyClav1.hap1.2, whole genome shotgun sequence genome includes the window ACGACTAACACAAACGCCaaaaggtgcgcaatttttgatgacgtcatcgcacaagAAAAAAGAATCCCAAAAAGCCCTCAAAAATTTTTGAGTAAAAgtaataaagaaaaaaacaacaatacaaAATTCATGGCATTTAATTAATTGGTCGAGTAATTAACAAGAAAAGTGATTCCTTTTATAAGGATAGAAAGAAAatttctaacaacaacaacataataaaaaaattaactatAGGTCCATTTCGTCTCCAATAAAGTTTGAATGAGCCTCAAACTTACTGTCATAACAAAATCATCAGATCAAACATTCGCCATTTTAAGATTAATTACAGTTCACCGTAAAAagcattttcagaaaatttaatcATCATTCAGTCGATACATTTATATAAGTCCTTCTTAGGTGTGAATGTGTGACACACCCAATAAAAAATCGAGAACATATAATCATGAATAAATTTGTCAGTGGATCGCAGGTGAACCGcggacattttaaattcttgtatcatcatggattgaatatttaaagCGACAGAAATCCCATGCATTATCTGCTGGAAAGGTCGGCTCTCATAACGAACGCCGAAAGTGGATTCACAAAAGCAATTCTTACCGGGAGGATCTACACAGCCTATCCCACATCCTGTTGAACAGCATATAGTCCCATCGGGACAACCACCATAGCAGCGGTTGAAATCAGTTTCCTCCTTAGTAAAACAAGTATCGTCTAATTGCGTTGGTAGTTGGCATCGATCGTCGATGAAATTAGTGTTAGCTGAAAGTCGTATATGAATGGAATAAAGAATTCAGATTTTTTCAATAGTGAATTTTATTTCGAGCTCGTACTATTATCAAAAATAGAATTGCAATTTTACTGAATCATTATATACGATACGATAATCATTATATTTCTCTATGAGATCTGTATCATCGCTTCGTTATTGAATGCAGAGCTTAACACTAAATAGAAAAATCAAAACATACTTATTCCGgtatcaagatggcggaaaccgaaacgtagtatgcgtaccaggatAGACTTACGCCATAATATTAGTTACAAATaccacgggagtcacttggctagtccccgaacttgtgataaaactaaaattaagaaaattggaacaaaatcaGGGCCTAACCTGGTttatatactacgttccggtgtccaccatcttggtttacatacttcgggagcgcccttATTTCAATATACCGTGAGTGAGTATTTTATGTTATATGACCCATGTCTATGCATAGATAGAGTATCTGATATCATATTATTCATTTCCACTTACGTTCTGTGCAGCCGTCTCCTGTAAATCCAGCTGGACACCAGCATTGGTTATTATCCGTTTCAAAGCAAAATTCATTCGTTTGTGTGCAATCACCAGACTCAGTGCAGGTCTCTCCTAAAAAAAATACGATCGTTTCATTCTGCCATACTATAGAGGTAATTGTCTTGTATGAGGATGGCCAGTTAGTACATTTCTCCTGGTGTGATTAGATGGGAGAGAATTACTGGACTTCCCTGCCATTGTTGCACTTGAGATATAGTATTGCGAAGAATTCTTCGCTACGTGTGAGTGACAATGCACTGCGCCACCGTTTTGCTATGTCTTGAAGGTTGAGAAATCCGATTCAGTTTAAAATTCAAGTTACTTTAAGTACGCGCCTAATTCATATACATACATTAAGATAAATCAGTGCATATTGGTATTAATCAGTCATGTCTGCGAGAATCAGCAAAATCTTACTGTCCAATGCACGACAGCCAAAACTCTGGGTCCCAAAGAATCACATTGGCTCGCCTCGCGTATAATATATCGAAGTAAAATGGCGTTTAAAATACAATGGAGAAAGTAGGCGTGAAAGAAATGAACACAGCGATAAatccaaacaaaaaataatgtcTTGTCTGTGAAAGtataattcaaataattctaCAAGAAATACCGGAAATGGCCAAAAACTCTACCAGAAGTCAAACGGAATAAACAAATCGGAATATGAACTAAGATGGCAAATTTTGATTCATAATCTAGTAATAGGCAAGCAATTTGTACCAAAAAGATGTTTTGAgtataaacaattttaacattttttcaaatagaTAACATAAATATGAACAACATGTCACCAGAGAGGGAATTAAATACTTACATTAGTAAAAAAGCGACATAAATTAAACTATAATTACGAGAAAacatataaaatcaaaaacaactCGGCGTAATCTGAAAGATTTCAAGATATTATTATGGCCTTACTTGGGGCTCagaaaagaatatatttttgttcacCCATGTATATACTTTTAGCCATCGTTTGTTGATAGCGCGAAACCTCACTATAAGATTGTATTGAATTTAGTTCACTTAATATTTTGATACGAACTTCTTAGGCCAATCAATACTGATACTGTACCTAGGTGTCAATAGTTTACCAGGCTACTGTTGGAATGGACTGGGTTGAAAAAACGCCTATCTAACGGGAATTCTACAGAAAACTTTTATCATAAACATTTGTTCACAAAACGTAATCCCTGTATATTTCTGTTACACCGGTAAAACCACTTACTAATAGAATAGAAATGCTAACTAACGAAGTAGCTTGTTAATATACCCACCAACCTGAACCATTCAATAACCCATCGAATAATGATGCATGGATAGCAACAGCAAACGAGAATAAGATTGCAATGCAGAAGTATTTATCCATCTTGGCAGAGTTTGTCCAAGCTGCACTCATCTCACTGACATTAGAAAAAGCTTGGACGCTAATTTAAATCGAATTATGGAGATTAAACTTGCCCTCGGGGCAAtgcgatgaaaaaaaaattgtgttttaaaaGCTTCACAATTGTTGACGAAGGCTACTTTGTCAAAACAGTCGATTAGTTTGTGCAAAGTTTGCTTGCATGGAGTAATTATTGTAATAACTTATCTATCCCGGGCTGATACAACTAACCACATTAGAAAACGCTGAGATCCAGaagtttgtttttaaaaatatttatcaaaatctaAGAACAAATCTAATGAATAATATAATTCTGACAAACATTAGTCATCTAAGATCCATCCCACACCGGGAAATAAAGTGAAAAAAACCAACAACATTAGGCGTAATGGAAAAAGTGGTCACCAGACAATAGATTTGCATGTTCCGTAAATTTGTTCGAATATCTTCTTCTTTTCCGGGCAGTGTAACAAAGCTCAGATCCGTTTTTTTATTTCGTTAATTCAAATAGGATAATTTTCTTCGAAATTTTTTTAGACTTAAAGCcagatttatttgttttaactCAGATGCAAGCGTGTTTTTATACCTTTTTCTTTTATAACGTCGGCCTATTTCTCGGGTTCATCGAATCCCAGTAATACCAGATTCGTCTCATTCCAACCAATTTGCCCACACATTTAGAGGACTCGGACGATATCCGTGTCATTtgattattaaatttgtttctGGCGCATTGGTGCCCTCAATATTTATGATCATTCATATAAAGTTAAAACACTAAACTGTCAAAATTATGTGATTGATCACATTATATATTTACAAACATATTTCAACATCATATGCTgttattaaaaaacaattttattaccTTCGTCGCTCGCGATCACGCCGACGGATATTCCCGAccagtttttaatattatatttacgTACTAACAGAATATGGTTCTCACCAAGGCTCGGTCGAAATGAGTAAGCGCTGGCGCTGAAGcaacacaaattaaaaataggGTTCAACCAAGGGTACAGCCCAAACTATCTGCAGAAACTTCGCAGTTTGGTATctgagattttttttttgtcgctTCAGATTGTAACGTAACGGCGACGAACGGTGTAAAGACATGCTACGCTGTTAATTTACGAAAGTCGGTGGGAAAAAGTGCCAGGTtacaaaaaagacaaaaatagcTATATGTACCACGGTCAGAAACAAGTTTGGATCTgtagcaattttaaaatataaacaaaaatttgtatttttacaagAATACATCATAAGAAATACTTCTCAAACATAACAACTTTACAAAGGCTTATATCGAAGGTGAGAAGTAAATCAGCAACTCAAATTTGCGAAtggcaaaataaaattgaaaaaaaaaaaacacttaaaataaaagtaaaataaaaaaaataggggtgagaaaacatgaaaaaaaaaattaaaaacaaaaataaaaaataaaaatgaaaaaaaaaattaatataaaaacgaaataaaaaatgtagaaaaaaaaaaattgaaaaaaaaaaaaaaactcggataaaaagaaaataaaaagattgaCAACGATGGCCcgcctttttattttctttttattcaaattttttttttacttttttttttaatttttttttatttcatttttatttttttttcgtttttattttgaattttttattttacttttttttttcattcttgttttatttttttatgttttttcaccactattttttttattttacttttattttcagttttttattttatttttaaatttttttttcaattttacgcgtgtcAACGATGTGCCACCATAGTGGTGTCAATACTAAGAAGAAAACGAAATACACTTTGAATTTTGTGTCGAGGAAAACTAAGACAGATAAACGCTATTTCAGATACCGTGAATCTCCAAAATTCCGTGAGCTCATGATTTATGACAGACGTTATAATAAAGGGCATTTCAAtcgaatattgaaatattcgaatcggttctTTTTTTCTCGTAAGTCGACTCAACCGTGATTTAtgctgaaaataatttaatatggaAAGACGTTTTAAACGCTCGTATTgttcatggattgaatattttgcacaaCAGAGAAATCGTTATTCCCGAAAAATTCGACATTTTCAAAGAGTGGCGTAATTGCGGCAACAGAGTTTTCATGTACAGCGAAGGgtaatgaaaattttcaaaaatgcgAAAGGACAAAATTAGAAATGTATTGTAAAAGGTTGGGTACCACTGCACTACAGAATTCTAGTACTGGGCAATTAAATATGACAAGCGTGCTCCTAACGTTTACTACGTTGCGCTAACAAAGAAATCGCGATTCGAATACCTAATTCCTGGATAAAGATCAAAAAACGTGAGAAACGAATGACTCAATATCAGTCTTTTTTGTCGTTCATGCATCGCAGTCCGGCAGAATCGTGGCCGAAGCTCGTTTtgagacataaagtttttttttattgtttagatataatgtcgTTGACATAAataacaagccggtaggcgtccaggatctccgctgataccCAGGCCCGCGGCATACAGTATATCGCGAGGATCCAATTCATTTTAGACTCTGTAGCACTTCAGTGGTCGGCCTAACTTCGTTCAGATTTAAATCTCTTTAATTTGTGTGAGCTTGGACGTGAATTCCTGAAAATTTCCTCGTAAGAAATAGGCGAGAAAAACTCTTGATTACATTGAGTGTCTCGATCAGAATGAATTTCAGTCGGTTccgttacaaacagaacattgacattaaccagtaatgccaaccggttcgctgatctcataaaattctgtgagacggttttatagaaccggtgcgaaccggctgaatcccaccactgctccTATCCAATTCTGATGTGCGATCTCAACTGGCAATTCTCCGTAAAAGTTTTGATGTTTTGACGGGCAACTTCTTGAAGTTACTGAATAATGTCGGATTACACCCCAGCAATCTTTCACCATCCAAGAAAAATTGCTGACCTTTAACGACAGCGTGCCGCAGTGTCCTCTAACGACATGCAATaaccagttaccagtccagCACTCAAGCAACCGGTTACCATGCGATTAAGAAAAAGAGCTGGTTACCAAAAATGCTAGTTCATTTGAACTCTGCGCGTTCCGTTGGGTTCATTTCAAACGCTGGGCGTTCTGTTGACGTACTCGCGTGACTGATATACTGTGACtggaaataaggaaaatattgttaactaaaatccctaaggcttctccagtttatggagtatcgagaccaaagacgacttattggaaagagtacttCGTCATGCGGAAGGGAGCGCtcttggaattttaattttcgacttggttggcAAGAAAATGGCGATGaattgtgataaaaatagaTATTTCATAACGATCGGCGCGTGTTTCGTTattaccatggaaacgaaacatttATCTGGACTTCCTATAAAACGCATaatactagggtgacaggataacccacgtgaaaaatttcattcagattGGTCCAGCCAAGACGCTacatctaaacagacagacagacagatacacagacagacagacagaacgactaataataagggtctcctataaAGCGGAGATCCAATGCTTCCCAGGTGGGTATGGGGTATATTATGTTGAGCAATCTTTTCTGAGTGGATATTAAgacgctcctgaagtattcttaccaagatgacgcacatcctgaaccttaacctgcgggaggcagaaatgccaagatgggatttcatcgcattgcaaaccaatattagcgattCTTGGATATATTAGCGCATTTCCATCTGAACTGCGTGGAAGAGATTATACCTATCTACTTTGCAGCCAAACACTTGAAAAACAATGTCAGAtaagcgtcatattatcgaatatcagtaaaagAATCCACTTGTATCTAAccatgtgtaacgtgttttcttttggaaaaaCCGGCCCTTTCAGGTTcagcattgactttggccaaattaatacatccttgtggagatagagagtatgcgtatgcgaaaccgaaaTGTGTGCACCTGCTATGCCAAAATAGGtaaatcaaacattttgatcactagtacatcacacataTTTTCTTGAGTTCTTCAGTTGCACGTGGTAACGCGCACAttcatcaaattccacttgttcATTGACCTATAGGATTTTGACGAGCTTTTTTGTATGATTTCATCCCATAGAATTtatatgctgttctaaagaatactagttttcattcattcaaaccgcgtgttcgAAGTAAggtttgtaatattgcgtgttggtttttAACTGGTTTATTGATATACATCATTTGACATccaatcggtgatgccagtaaatctttaataaaaaaaaatcagtatcatctgcaatgaaaacagcagtacccactcaaatggcAGCTGGGTGGTGGATACTCATATTATCTGCTCCCTCCCGTGGCGTTTCAATATGAAACCTgcctcttaccagtttacatgagtgccaatcgccatcgataatatgacgcttaTCTGACATTGTTTTTCAAGTGTTTGGCTGCAAAGTAGATAGGTATAATCTCTTCCACGcagttcagatgggaatgcgcgaatatatacaAGAATCGCTAAtgttggtttgcaatgcgatgaaatcccatgttggcatttctgcctctcgcaattgctgcgtatatttatcggagaagttctgtggcgtgattatcaaatgaagaaaacttggaaatatttttttctacttctctcaaaccttgacattttgtgaagttttttttCCCATTCAACCTTGTtttgaaacatccccaacaaccacaattaattctgtcattaaacttccgaaagaaacacataaaatcatcaacagatgcatatcaccaagtcctaggtagatattgctgaattgagggacagcatgacaacaggcaagagaagcgcGGTCtactcttttagtttatgacagggtttctcaAAAGGGGACCCCGGCCTCCTTGGAGGCCAcggatcggttatctgggagcatgaacaaacagatggaaatgcgagtATGTAATATctatgtatttttataaaagagaagaagcaaaaatgttgaaagtctttggtagtttggaAAGCATTGACATGGTCCCATGGAACATAAACATGAATTACATTCCTTTTctgggatatactataaaatgtagctaTTTTCTCATTCGTGTTCTCGTGatagcattatctttcactgcatcgTCGTTATCATCCCGCTACATAACAATCcttgctaacaaataattgactgttatccaccgggtgtatatttGCGCACACTGTGCGcaatccacttgaaccactgccgactgcattagcaggcttgtattgttaattgcaacaatatctggtattttgaaatagtactctttattttacgcacATGTTTCAACAGTGTTCCCCAATATATCGGCCGCGACCCAAAACTGGGTtgcctgaaaatattttcggtacgatttttttcaacaaatacctGAAGGTTATTGATTCTATTTTCTAGTACATTTggtgcttccgtagtatgtgcaccaagatggcgcacaacctgaacataatatgtgtaccaggttactgttcaggttgtgcgccattatggtgcacagatttgacgaaaaacactaatacaaatatcaagccgtaaaaaaattgctaaggctgcaaactccacacccatgtagaagtGATGGGCAATGActccaagatgaataatcacaaataaaaaaaatataatgcgGATATAAATATAAGGCCGGACTGTCGGGGTCGATAACCTGGCTAACTGTTCCATGACATGGACTGGTTTCCATCCTATCTATGCTACTGTAAAAACAACTAGAAAAATTCAGTTCCGGTATGCCGCCTAACTTCATCGCCGCAGGATAACGAGACGATTATTACTTCGGTGAAAGAAATACCAGTCAATGCCAAAATTTCAAGTAAAGGTCTCGATAAAATATTAGTCTTCGACAAAATAATTCCgcaacaaattaaattttgttaattttatcgaaattcacaaattttctgacaaaaattacaagaaagagatactcaaatatatggacacgaaatctaGTACGTACCGCAAACGTCACGCCAAACACGTAACTGCAACAATGTTTTTGATTACATAATCgcaaacaaaaaaagaaatcccatagagcccacagaaatttttgaaataaataaaaacaaaaatgcaatcTTCAACTACAGAAAATTgtaaagcaattgatccagtagttaTTGAGAAAAGCgggtttttcacaataaaaaaaaatagaaatactaACAACATGAATCAGAatcagatttattttttttgtcaattaaaaaaacattcggtgcttccgaagtatgtgcaccaagatggcgcacaacctgaacatagtatgtgtactagttcagggttatcaggttgtgcaccatcttgatgcacatacttcaggagcgccaaaCATTCAACATTAAAGTGTCTGTAAATAGTCTGTAATAACTATGGTATAGAAATGACAGATGTCGTGAAGGAAAGATTGTATCGTCATCGGATTTACGACACTTTGTGAGAAATAAAGAAAACAAGAGAGccgtgctcaaatatatgcccACGTAGcaccacataattttgatgacgtcatagcaaaaaataaaatattcgccttctggagaaaatttccatatttaaccactgaaaatttcaaagcaattggtccagtaatcaaagagaaaagcgatttcttcaaaatgtgtcaaagaacaagaacaacataagaacaaaacgatcgttatgtccactacgtgtccaataaaagaaacaaattaAAAGAGCAGTAACAGTACATCACAATAGAAATAAGTATTTTCGGTTGCTCATTGGCATACCCTAGTGGCTGTAGTATCAAATTGTGTAATAAAGCGTTATGGAATATCTACAAAGTTAAATCACGTGATTATCTGCAAGAAATCCCGAGTCTTTTGTAACAAAACAAACAAGGAAGTCATAACTAATTAAGGCAGGGTGAAGTTTCAGTACtatgatcgaaaaatttaaagtttgtgAAAAATGGGGTTCTGgataacaatattaataaataatacctGTATTTTACTTAGTTAAAATTAATATGATGCGTTTACAAATTAGTTACCGGTGCCAGAACCGGTAAATTGAGGCAAACATACAATATAGCTGTATAGCCAAATACATTACatataattgttgtttattggtTAATGAGGTATACACGATATTGGGCTTCAATGGAGCAATACGTCAGTTTGCGAAGGCAATAGTGTATATTGttgatcaacaacaacataataatacaACTATCCATACGTCCACTTCGTGTTCAATAAAACCTGAAAATTTAGTCTCTAATGTCCACTTCTGTTTGtttattccattttattttCCTATGTAAGAT containing:
- the LOC120346974 gene encoding uncharacterized protein LOC120346974 isoform X1: MSAAWTNSAKMDKYFCIAILFSFAVAIHASLFDGLLNGSGETCTESGDCTQTNEFCFETDNNQCWCPAGFTGDGCTEPNTNFIDDRCQLPTQLDDTCFTKEETDFNRCYGGCPDGTICCSTGCGIGCVDPPGKNCFCESTFGVRYESRPFQQIMHGISVALNIQSMMIQEFKMSAVHLRSTDKFIHDYMFSIFYWVCHTFTPKKDLYKCID
- the LOC120346974 gene encoding uncharacterized protein LOC120346974 isoform X2, coding for MSAAWTNSAKMDKYFCIAILFSFAVAIHASLFDGLLNGSGETCTESGDCTQTNEFCFETDNNQCWCPAGFTGDGCTEPNTNFIDDRCQLPTQLDDTCFTKEETDFNRCYGGCPDGTICCSTGCGIGCVDPPEKTCTTTANCPENHMCGQVESSPPNVCICPLGYTGDDCMERQGGFDDRCPPPDDLIDDCVVS